Proteins encoded in a region of the Bactrocera tryoni isolate S06 chromosome 4, CSIRO_BtryS06_freeze2, whole genome shotgun sequence genome:
- the LOC120774921 gene encoding uncharacterized protein LOC120774921, translated as MRLIHRQNAAIMSGWTTPSANLRFVLALCLAVALLPSPGAARMAFEKLTDFDFAGTTYYSVKNLSLYECQGWCREEADCQAAAFSFVVNPLSPSQETHCQLQNDSSAHNPSAAPQRSANMYYMVKLQLRSENVCHRPWAFERVPNKIIRGLDNALIYTSTKEACLSACLNEKRFVCRSVEYDYNNMKCVLSDSDRRSSGQFVQLVDAQGTDYFENLCLKPAQACKNNRSFAVARVGVSEEKVAQYVGLHYYTDKELQVTSESACRLACEIETEFLCRSFLYLGQPQGSQYNCRLFHLDHKTLPDGPSTYLNHERPLIDHGEPIGQYFENACEKTTSPPGTLDKLDTLPVSLDTTEDPNLTNITRNDVNCDKTGTCYDVSVHCKDTRIAVQVRTNKPFNGRIYALGRSETCNIDVINSDAFRLDLTMAGQDCNTQSVTGVYSNTVVLQHHSVVMTKADKIYKVKCTYDMSSKNITFGMMPIRDPEMIHINSSPEAPPPRIRILDTRQREVETVRIGDRLNFRIEIPEDTPYGIFARSCVAMAKDARTSFKIIDDDGCPTDPTIFPGFTADGNALQSTYEAFRFTESYGVIFQCNVKYCLGPCEPAVCEWNMESFESLGRRRRRRAVEGNETKEADDDMNISQEILVLDFGDEKREFFKADPSTDFAKDKTVTIIEPCPTKTSVLALAVTCALMILLYISTLFCYYMKKWMQPHKIVA; from the exons ATGCGATTAATACACCGTCAAAACGCAGCAATCATGTCCGGCTGGACAACGCCGTCCGCTAATCTGCGCTTTGTGCTCGCCCTCTGCCTAGCCGTCGCGCTGCTGCCCAGTCCCGGTGCGGCGCGCATGGCCTTCGAGAAGCTCACAGACTTCGATTTCGCCGGCACCACATACTACAGCGTGAAGAATCTTTCGCTGTACGAGTGTCAGGGCTGGTGTCGTGAGGAGGCCGATTGTCAGGCGGCCGCATTCAGTTTTGTCGTCAATCCATTGTCGCCCTCGCAGGAGACACACTGTCAACTGCAGAACGATTCGTCGGCACACAATCCCTCTGCGGCGCCACAGCGCTCCGCCAACATGTATTACATGGTGAAATTGCAGCTGCGCAGCGAGAATGTCTGCCATCGGCCGTGGGCGTTCGAGCGTGTACCCAATAAGATTATACGCGGTCTCGATAATGCGCTCATCTACACCAGCACCAAGGAGGCCTGCTTGTCGGCTTGCTTAAATGAGAAACGTTTCGTTTGTCGCTCGGTTGAATATGATTACAATAATATGAAATGTGTCTTGAGCGATTCGGATAGACGTAGCTCGGGTCAATTTGTGCAGCTGGTCGATGCGCAAGGCACCGATTACTTTGAGAACTTGTGTTTGAAGCCGGCGCAGGCCTGTAAGAATAATCGTTCGTTTGCCGTGGCGCGCGTGGGTGTGTCTGAGGAGAAGGTGGCTCAATATGTTGGTCTGCATTACTATACCGACAAGGAATTGCAAGTGACTTCGGAATCTGCTTGCCGTTTGGCTTGTGAAATCGAAACAGAGTTCCTGTGTCGCTCATTCTTGTATCTCGGTCAGCCACAGGGTTCACAGTACAACTGCCGTTTGTTCCACTTGGACCATAAGACACTGCCCGATGGTCCCTCAACCTATCTGAACCATGAGCGTCCACTGATCGATCACGGCGAACCCATTGGCCAATACTTTGAAAATGCTTGCGAGAAGACCACCTCACCGCCCGGCACTTTGGACAAGTTGGACACACTGCCTGTCAGTCTAGACACCACCGAAGATCCCAACTTGACCAACATCACCAGAAATGATGTCAACTGCGATAAGACTGGCACCTGCTATGATG TCTCTGTACACTGCAAAGACACCCGCATCGCTGTACAGGTCCGCACCAACAAACCATTTAATGGTCGTATTTATGCTCTGGGACGTTCGGAGACTTGTAATATCGACGTCATCAACTCGGATGCGTTCCGTTTGGATCTGACCATGGCTGGACAAGACTGTAATACGCAAAGTGTG ACCGGCGTCTATTCGAATACTGTCGTACTCCAGCATCACAGCGTTGTCATGACCAAAGCCGATAAGATCTACAAAGTTAAATGCACCTATGATATGAGTTCGAAGAACATCACCTTCGGCATGATGCCCATACGCGATCCAGAAATGATCCATATCAACTCATCGCCTGAGGCGCCACCACCAAGGATTCGCATACTGGACACACGTCAACGTGAAGTGGAGACCGTACGCATCGGTGATCGTCTTAACTTCCGCATTGAAATACCCGAAGACA CTCCCTATGGTATCTTTGCGCGTTCTTGCGTCGCCATGGCTAAGGATGCACGCACTAGCTTCAAAATCATTGATGATGATGGCTGTCCCACTGACCCAACCATCTTCCCTGGTTTCACCGCTGACGGCAATGCATTGCAATCGACCTATGAGGCCTTCCGTTTCACCGAGAGCTACGGTGTTATCTTCCAATGCAATGTTAAATATTGTTTGGGTCCTTGCGAACCGGCTGTGTGCGAATGGAATATGGAATCCTTCGAATCGTTGGGTAGAAGACGTCGTCGTCGCGCTGTCGAGGG CAACGAGACTAAGGAGGCTGATGATGATATGAATATCTCACAAGAGATTCTAGTCCTGGACTTTGGCGATGAGAAACGTGAATTCTTCAAGGCAGATCCCAGCACAGACTTTGCCAAAG ATAAGACTGTCACCATCATTGAGCCCTGCCCCACGAAGACCTCCGTTTTGGCGCTGGCCGTCACATGTGCGCTGATGATTCTGCTCTACATTTCGACGTTGTTCtgttattatatgaaaaaatggaTGCAACCTCATAAGATTGTAGCATAA